A window from Hemicordylus capensis ecotype Gifberg chromosome 2, rHemCap1.1.pri, whole genome shotgun sequence encodes these proteins:
- the LOC128343421 gene encoding musculoskeletal embryonic nuclear protein 1 isoform X1 — protein MSQPAPVKKKRPPVKEEDLKGARGNLSSNQEIKSKTYQVMKQCEQAGSAAPSVFSRDRTGGETVFDKPKEGPAKSVFG, from the exons CCAGCTCCTGTGAAAAAGAAGCGTCCTCCAGTGAAAGAGGAAGACCTCAAAGGAGCTCGAGGAAACCTCAGTAGCAACCAGGAAATCAAATCCAAAACCTACCAAGTCATGAAGCAGTGTG AGCAAGCAGGCTCTGCTGCACCGTCTGTTTTCAGCCGAGACCGCACAGGAGGAGAAACCGTCTTTGATAAGCCTAAAGAAGGGCCTGCAAAGAGTGTCTTTGGCTGA